A genome region from Nycticebus coucang isolate mNycCou1 chromosome 4, mNycCou1.pri, whole genome shotgun sequence includes the following:
- the B3GNT2 gene encoding N-acetyllactosaminide beta-1,3-N-acetylglucosaminyltransferase 2, which produces MSVGRRRIKLLGILMMANVFIYLIVEVSKSSSQEKNGKGEVIIPKEKFWKISTPPQAYWNREQEKLNRQYNPILSMLANQTGEVYGFSNISHLNYCEPDQRVTSVVTGFNNLPDRFKDFLLYLRCRNYSVLIDQPHKCAKKPFLLLAIKSLTAHFARRQAIRESWGKESNVGNQTVVRVFLLGQTPPEDNHPDLSDMLKFESEKHQDILMWSYRDTFFNLSLKEVLFLRWVSTSCPDAEFIFKGDDDVFVNTHHILNYLNSLSKNKAKDLFIGDVIHNAGPHRDKKLKYYIPEVVYSGVYPPYAGGGGFLYSGHLALRLYNITDRVHLYPIDDVYTGMCLQKLGLLPEKHKGFRTFDIEEKNKNNICSYVDLMLVHSRKPQEMIDIWSRLQSAHLKC; this is translated from the coding sequence ATGAGTGTTGGACGTCGAAGAATAAAATTGTTGGGTATCCTGatgatggcaaatgtcttcatttatttGATTGTGGAAGTCTCCAAAAGCAGTagccaagaaaaaaatggaaaaggagaagtAATAATACCCAAAGAGAAGTTCTGGAAGATATCTACCCCTCCCCAGGCATACTGGAACAGAGAACAAGAGAAGCTGAACAGGCAGTACAATCCCATCTTGAGCATGTTGGCCAACCAGACAGGGGAAGTGTATGGATTTTCCAATATAAGCCATCTGAATTACTGTGAACCTGACCAGAGGGTCACGTCCGTTGTTACAGGTTTTAACAACCTGCCGGACAGATTTAAAGACTTTCTGCTGTATTTGAGATGCCGCAACTATTCAGTGCTTATAGATCAGCCACATAAGTGTGCAAAGAAACCATTCTTACTGCTGGCGATTAAGTCCCTCACTGCACATTTTGCCAGGAGGCAAGCAATTAGGGAGTCCTGGGGCAAAGAAAGCAACGTGGGGAACCAAACAGTGGTGCGTGTCTTCTTACTGGGCCAGACTCCCCCCGAAGACAACCACCCTGACCTTTCAGATATGCTGAAATTTGAGAGTGAGAAGCACCAAGACATTCTTATGTGGAGCTACAGAGACACTTTCTTCAACTTGTCTCTGAAGGAAGTGCTGTTTCTCAGGTGGGTAAGTACTTCCTGTCCAGACGCTGAGTTCATCTTCAAGGGTGATGATGATGTGTTTGTGAACACCCATCACATCCTGAATTACTTGAATAGCTTATCTAAGAACAAAGCCAAAGATTTGTTCATAGGTGATGTGATCCACAATGCTGGACCCCACCGGGATAAGAAACTGAAGTACTACATCCCGGAAGTCGTTTACTCGGGTGTCTACCCACCCTatgctgggggagggggattcCTCTACTCTGGCCACCTGGCCCTGAGGCTGTACAATATCACCGACCGGGTCCACCTCTACCCCATCGATGACGTTTATACTGGGATGTGCCTTCAGAAACTCGGCCTCCTTCCAGAGAAACACAAAGGCTTTAGGACATTTGATAttgaggagaaaaacaaaaataacatttgttcCTATGTAGATCTTATGTTAGTTCACAGTAGAAAACCTCAAGAGATGATTGATATTTGGTCTCGATTGCAAAGTGCTCATTTAAAATGCTAA